Proteins encoded in a region of the Polynucleobacter antarcticus genome:
- a CDS encoding ABC transporter ATP-binding protein, protein MTKPLVSIIADQLSKLVKTADGELTILHDISFEIAQGESVAIVGASGSGKSTLLSLLAGLDLPSSGQISLMETNLNSLDEDGRAQLRGKHVGFVFQSFQLLPHLNAIENVMLPLELVGVGQSEARLAAKTWLEKVGLGDRLNHFPKTLSGGEQQRVALARAFINKPAILFADEPTGSLDEASGERVIELLFELNRENSSTLILVTHDPALAARCGRQLSLQGGRLV, encoded by the coding sequence ATGACTAAACCACTGGTATCCATTATTGCCGACCAGCTCTCTAAGCTGGTTAAAACGGCTGATGGTGAGCTCACTATTTTGCACGACATTAGCTTTGAAATTGCTCAAGGAGAAAGTGTAGCAATCGTAGGTGCATCAGGATCAGGCAAAAGCACCTTACTGAGCTTATTGGCTGGCCTAGATCTTCCTTCTAGTGGTCAGATTAGCTTAATGGAGACAAACCTGAATAGTCTAGATGAAGATGGTCGAGCCCAGTTAAGGGGTAAGCATGTCGGCTTTGTTTTTCAGTCCTTTCAGTTGTTACCCCATCTCAATGCTATTGAAAATGTGATGTTACCCCTCGAGCTTGTTGGGGTGGGTCAATCTGAGGCGAGGTTAGCAGCTAAAACTTGGCTTGAAAAGGTAGGCCTAGGTGACAGACTGAACCATTTCCCGAAAACACTTTCGGGAGGAGAGCAACAGCGTGTTGCCTTAGCCCGCGCTTTTATCAATAAACCCGCAATTTTATTTGCAGATGAGCCTACAGGCAGTCTAGACGAAGCCAGTGGAGAGCGGGTAATCGAGCTGCTTTTTGAGTTAAATCGGGAGAATTCTTCAACCCTAATTCTGGTGACTCATGATCCCGCCTTAGCTGCTCGGTGTGGACGGCAATTGAGTCTTCAGGGCGGCCGACTGGTGTGA
- a CDS encoding peptidylprolyl isomerase — MFDSVRKNQKILQFILLLFIVPSFAFFGISSYSEFFDKETDVVKVDGKPITAQEVDTAAKRQAERVGGNTQIAQSLPFRQAILNELLQQRILGVAVSDLRLQVGKQELVNSLQKIPQIRSLYRQDGSFDDARFKQLLASNGMNEEQFYAGQSFDLKIQQLVNSVARTELANPKLSEIISTLYDTERQVQILQFNAKDYLGKVNPSAEDLKAFYDANSRLFERPEFMDVEYIVLRADPKEDSKSFSEKADQFANITYDQSDSLKPAADKLKLSIQNQKGVTRGGAPGVSRDHPLANPKVIQSLYGDEASKNKRNTEAVQISPGVFVSARVVTLHPAQILPLSEVSSEVKRQVSQRAAEKLATTAASEKLLALDKDPKNAAGFASPIWISRSKPGNLAGPSMDEVMSVNPDKLPSVVSVSNPGVGTTLYRIDQIRQPSSSDAKAYKAQAQQIQALAAQSEFAGFMGYWRNNASVKMINPLKAANTSGAGS, encoded by the coding sequence ATGTTTGATTCCGTACGCAAGAACCAAAAAATACTGCAATTTATCTTATTGCTATTTATTGTTCCTTCTTTTGCTTTTTTTGGAATATCGAGTTATTCCGAATTTTTTGATAAAGAGACCGATGTCGTCAAGGTAGACGGCAAGCCCATTACTGCGCAAGAAGTAGATACTGCTGCAAAACGTCAGGCTGAACGTGTGGGTGGTAATACCCAAATTGCCCAAAGTCTGCCTTTTCGTCAGGCTATCCTTAATGAACTTTTACAACAACGCATCTTAGGGGTTGCAGTAAGCGACCTCCGCTTGCAAGTAGGCAAGCAAGAGCTAGTCAACAGCTTACAAAAGATTCCGCAGATTCGTTCTTTGTATCGTCAAGATGGTAGCTTTGATGACGCGCGCTTTAAGCAGTTGCTTGCTAGTAATGGCATGAATGAAGAGCAGTTTTATGCAGGTCAAAGTTTTGATTTAAAAATACAGCAACTCGTTAATTCTGTTGCGCGAACAGAGCTCGCTAATCCGAAGTTGTCTGAGATCATTTCTACCTTGTACGATACCGAGAGACAAGTACAGATCTTGCAGTTCAATGCAAAAGACTATCTTGGAAAAGTGAACCCTAGCGCTGAAGACCTGAAAGCTTTTTATGACGCTAACAGCAGATTATTTGAGCGTCCTGAATTCATGGATGTCGAGTACATTGTTCTGAGGGCAGATCCCAAAGAGGATTCCAAATCCTTTAGTGAAAAGGCGGATCAGTTCGCTAACATTACCTATGACCAGTCCGATAGCTTGAAGCCTGCCGCTGATAAGTTGAAGCTCAGTATCCAGAATCAAAAAGGCGTAACTCGTGGGGGTGCTCCTGGTGTATCTAGAGACCATCCACTTGCTAATCCTAAAGTCATTCAATCACTATATGGTGATGAGGCCTCAAAGAACAAGCGTAATACTGAGGCTGTACAAATTTCACCAGGCGTTTTTGTTTCAGCACGGGTAGTGACATTGCATCCAGCTCAAATCCTCCCTTTAAGCGAAGTATCTTCTGAAGTTAAACGCCAGGTCAGTCAACGCGCTGCAGAAAAACTGGCTACAACAGCGGCTAGCGAGAAGTTGCTTGCCTTAGACAAAGATCCTAAGAATGCTGCTGGGTTTGCTAGCCCTATTTGGATTTCACGTAGCAAGCCCGGTAATCTTGCAGGCCCCTCTATGGATGAAGTGATGTCTGTAAATCCAGATAAATTGCCATCAGTTGTCTCTGTATCTAACCCGGGAGTGGGCACTACGCTTTACCGCATTGATCAGATTCGCCAACCTAGTTCGAGCGATGCTAAGGCTTACAAAGCGCAGGCTCAGCAGATTCAGGCCTTGGCGGCACAATCTGAGTTTGCTGGCTTTATGGGGTACTGGCGCAATAATGCTAGCGTGAAAATGATTAATCCCTTAAAGGCAGCTAATACAAGCGGGGCAGGTAGCTAA
- a CDS encoding spermidine synthase, which produces MTELEMAMEPVSFSESGGIRYLHFGSELIQGAMRMRDPDEIYLEYNQQMMAWLLFLETKPGMHAAQLGLGTGALTKFTHRHCPAVKSTVVELNPSVIISARTMFFTPDDDRRLETLQLDAKAFVCNSKYKNVFDAVQVDLYDAICDGPSASSLDFYQGCFDILKSPGVLTVNLFSRHKSFQVNLNHLCEAFDNRVLLFPESHDCNVVAIAFKGPILNVEWKEVSKRAKVLMEKTGLPTNTWASGLHRENAHQESKLFI; this is translated from the coding sequence GTGACCGAATTAGAAATGGCGATGGAGCCAGTCAGTTTTTCTGAAAGCGGTGGTATTCGGTATTTACACTTTGGAAGTGAATTGATTCAGGGTGCTATGCGGATGCGAGATCCGGATGAGATCTACCTAGAATATAACCAGCAAATGATGGCTTGGTTGCTCTTCTTAGAAACTAAGCCCGGTATGCATGCGGCTCAACTTGGATTGGGGACCGGCGCGTTAACCAAGTTTACGCATCGGCATTGTCCAGCTGTAAAAAGTACTGTGGTTGAGCTTAATCCTTCGGTAATTATCTCTGCCAGGACTATGTTCTTTACGCCAGATGATGATCGCCGGTTAGAAACCCTCCAGCTCGATGCAAAGGCATTTGTTTGTAACAGCAAATATAAAAATGTATTTGATGCGGTGCAAGTAGATCTCTATGATGCAATCTGTGATGGTCCGTCAGCAAGTTCACTCGACTTTTATCAAGGTTGTTTCGACATCTTAAAATCACCTGGGGTCTTGACTGTCAATTTATTTTCTCGGCACAAAAGCTTTCAGGTGAATCTTAATCATCTCTGCGAAGCTTTTGATAATAGGGTACTGCTCTTTCCAGAATCTCATGATTGCAATGTGGTTGCGATTGCTTTTAAAGGCCCCATACTGAATGTAGAATGGAAAGAAGTTTCTAAGCGCGCCAAAGTGCTTATGGAAAAAACGGGCTTGCCTACCAATACCTGGGCCTCAGGATTGCATCGTGAGAACGCCCATCAAGAAAGCAAGCTATTCATTTGA
- the lon gene encoding endopeptidase La: MPGHLLLPSEPIQLPLLPLRDVVVFPHMVIPLFVGRPKSIKALEAAMEAGKNVLLVAQKTAAKDEPGVEDLYDVGCIANILQMLKLPDGTVKVLVEGVQRALVSKVEDSQGFFACEATPSIQTVLDAHETEALRRAIMAQFDQYVKLNKKVPQEILSSLGGIDDPSRLADTICAHLPVKLEQKQRLLEMMDVVKRLESLLADLESEIDILQVEKRIRGRVKRQMEKSQREYYLNEQVKAIQKELGEGEEGADLEELEKRIKAARMPKEALKKAESELKKLKLMSPMSAEATVIRNFIDTLVNLPWKKKTKINNDLTNAEKVLDEDHYGLDKVKERILEYLAVQQRVDRVKAPILCLVGPPGVGKTSLGQSIARATNRKFVRMALGGVRDESEIRGHRRTYIGSMPGKILASLTKVGVRNPLFLLDEVDKMGMDFRGDPASALLEVLDPEQNHTFQDHYVEVDFDLSDVMFVATSNSLNIPGPLLDRLEIIRLAGYTEDEKTSIAMNYLIPKQIKNNGLKKDELKIEESAVRGIIRYYTREAGVRSLEREISKICRKVVKLLLLKKEAAPITVDADNLEKFLSVRMFDFGLAAKENQVGQVTGLAWTEVGGDLLTIEAAVMPGKGVITRTGSIGDVMKESVEAAKTVVRSRARALGIADEAFEKKDIHIHFPDGATPKDGPSAGIAITTALVSVFTGIPIRSDVAMTGEITLRGEVLPIGGLKEKLLAAHRGGIKLVLIPEENVKDLIDIPDNVKNAVEIVPVRWIDKVLELALERKPEALPDPTPEELAKKAAEASKAVEQRSSGEALKH; the protein is encoded by the coding sequence ATGCCTGGCCACTTATTACTACCCTCTGAACCTATCCAACTACCACTGCTCCCTTTAAGGGATGTCGTGGTGTTTCCGCATATGGTGATCCCGTTGTTTGTGGGTCGCCCTAAATCCATTAAAGCCCTCGAAGCGGCTATGGAAGCTGGCAAAAATGTTTTATTGGTAGCTCAAAAGACTGCCGCTAAGGACGAGCCTGGGGTTGAGGATCTCTATGACGTTGGCTGCATTGCCAATATTCTTCAAATGCTCAAACTCCCTGATGGCACTGTTAAGGTTCTGGTAGAAGGTGTACAGCGCGCTTTAGTGAGTAAGGTTGAAGATAGCCAAGGCTTCTTTGCCTGTGAAGCCACACCAAGCATTCAAACTGTATTAGATGCGCATGAAACCGAAGCCTTGCGCCGCGCGATCATGGCCCAGTTTGATCAGTACGTCAAACTCAATAAGAAAGTCCCGCAAGAAATTCTTTCCTCATTAGGGGGCATTGATGATCCAAGCCGTTTAGCCGATACGATTTGTGCTCACTTGCCTGTGAAGTTAGAGCAAAAGCAGCGTTTGCTTGAAATGATGGATGTAGTTAAGCGTTTAGAAAGTTTGCTGGCTGACCTCGAAAGTGAAATCGATATCCTGCAAGTAGAAAAGCGTATTCGTGGGCGTGTAAAGCGTCAGATGGAAAAGAGTCAGCGTGAATACTATTTGAATGAGCAAGTTAAAGCAATTCAAAAAGAGTTAGGCGAGGGCGAAGAGGGTGCTGATCTTGAGGAACTCGAGAAGCGCATTAAAGCTGCTCGCATGCCAAAAGAGGCTTTAAAGAAGGCGGAGTCTGAGCTCAAGAAGCTAAAACTGATGTCGCCGATGTCTGCAGAGGCAACAGTGATTCGGAACTTTATCGATACCTTAGTGAATCTTCCTTGGAAGAAAAAAACCAAGATCAATAATGATTTAACCAATGCAGAAAAAGTATTGGATGAGGATCATTACGGGCTGGATAAAGTTAAAGAACGTATTTTGGAATATCTTGCTGTTCAACAACGCGTTGATCGTGTCAAGGCACCAATTCTTTGTTTGGTAGGCCCTCCCGGTGTTGGTAAGACTTCGCTTGGACAATCTATTGCTCGTGCTACCAATCGTAAGTTTGTACGCATGGCCTTAGGTGGTGTGCGTGATGAATCTGAAATTCGGGGGCATCGTCGTACCTATATTGGGTCGATGCCAGGCAAAATTTTGGCAAGCCTGACTAAAGTTGGCGTACGCAATCCTTTATTTCTCTTAGACGAAGTCGACAAGATGGGTATGGATTTCCGGGGTGATCCAGCCAGTGCACTTTTAGAAGTGCTTGATCCAGAGCAAAATCATACTTTCCAAGATCACTATGTTGAAGTGGACTTTGATCTTTCGGATGTGATGTTTGTGGCCACCTCAAACTCTTTGAATATTCCTGGTCCATTGTTAGATCGATTGGAAATTATTCGTCTTGCTGGTTATACAGAAGATGAGAAGACTAGTATTGCCATGAATTATTTAATTCCTAAGCAGATTAAAAATAATGGCTTAAAGAAAGATGAGTTAAAGATTGAAGAGAGTGCGGTACGCGGCATCATTCGTTATTACACGCGCGAAGCAGGTGTTCGTTCCCTAGAGCGTGAAATTAGTAAGATTTGTCGTAAGGTAGTAAAGCTACTGCTCCTGAAGAAAGAAGCGGCACCGATTACTGTTGATGCTGATAATCTTGAGAAATTCTTATCCGTTCGGATGTTTGACTTTGGCCTTGCAGCGAAAGAGAATCAAGTTGGTCAGGTAACAGGCTTAGCATGGACCGAAGTGGGTGGTGATCTTTTGACGATTGAGGCCGCTGTGATGCCAGGTAAAGGAGTGATTACTCGTACTGGCTCGATTGGCGACGTCATGAAAGAATCCGTTGAGGCTGCTAAAACGGTTGTACGTTCAAGGGCAAGAGCGCTGGGCATCGCTGATGAGGCATTTGAGAAGAAGGATATTCATATTCACTTCCCGGATGGTGCAACGCCTAAAGATGGACCATCTGCGGGTATTGCCATTACAACTGCCTTAGTCTCTGTGTTTACTGGTATTCCTATTCGCTCTGATGTGGCTATGACTGGCGAGATTACATTACGCGGCGAAGTCTTGCCGATTGGTGGCCTGAAAGAGAAGTTATTGGCGGCACATCGTGGTGGCATTAAGCTTGTGTTGATTCCAGAAGAAAACGTCAAGGACCTGATTGATATTCCCGATAACGTGAAGAATGCTGTTGAAATTGTTCCTGTCCGTTGGATTGATAAAGTGCTTGAACTTGCTTTAGAGCGTAAACCGGAGGCTTTGCCAGATCCAACGCCCGAAGAGCTTGCTAAGAAGGCGGCTGAAGCAAGTAAAGCCGTTGAACAGCGCTCTTCTGGTGAGGCTCTCAAGCATTGA
- a CDS encoding arylesterase: MFIYKFGLIGLFCLFIANHSLAQTNPVILVLGDSLSAEYGIPRGTGWVTLLEKQLVRDASPWTVFNASISGETSSGGLSRLPALLTQKKPGLVMIELGANDALRGLPISETEANLRKMIQMSKKTGAQVLLFGMQIPPNYGQTYTGKFKALFASLAREEKIELVPFFLENVASKPELFQADRLHPNVEAQSVLFKNVWGSMAPYRNLLQQTPK, translated from the coding sequence TTGTTTATTTACAAATTTGGGTTAATAGGCTTATTTTGCCTGTTTATTGCCAACCATTCACTGGCACAAACAAATCCTGTCATTTTAGTTTTAGGGGATAGCCTATCTGCTGAGTATGGTATTCCGCGTGGCACTGGATGGGTCACTTTATTAGAAAAGCAATTGGTACGAGATGCGAGCCCATGGACTGTTTTCAATGCCAGCATTAGTGGTGAAACGAGCTCAGGTGGTCTCTCCCGTCTTCCAGCCTTACTGACTCAAAAAAAGCCCGGCTTGGTAATGATTGAGCTGGGCGCCAATGATGCCTTACGTGGTTTACCCATTTCAGAAACAGAAGCAAATCTTCGCAAGATGATTCAGATGAGTAAAAAAACGGGGGCTCAGGTTTTACTCTTTGGTATGCAAATACCGCCCAACTATGGTCAGACGTACACGGGTAAGTTCAAGGCTCTTTTTGCTAGCTTGGCAAGAGAGGAAAAGATTGAGTTGGTCCCATTTTTTCTCGAGAACGTAGCCTCAAAACCAGAATTGTTTCAAGCGGATCGATTGCATCCTAATGTGGAAGCACAAAGTGTGCTCTTCAAAAACGTATGGGGCTCCATGGCCCCATATCGCAACTTACTCCAACAGACTCCGAAATAA
- the purL gene encoding phosphoribosylformylglycinamidine synthase, which translates to MSSFCCLSGANALSAFRQQRLLASLAAQGISLESIEAQYLHFIWSEPALNPMDTEVLESLLTYGQPFHSQLKSGGSFLTKAPSQQSAISIPRFGTVSPWASKATDIARQCGLKVLRIERGIQYTWQSKQLLSPEQAQCVLDALHDRMTEVVITHPDEASVLYQTLPDRPFTRIPVLSEGRAALDRANQELGLALSDDEVVYLADNFTRLERNPSDVELIMFAQANSEHCRHKIFNSTWTIDGDDQEKSLFAMIRNTHQLHPEGTIVAYSDNSAVMVGCESETWSPQGKDHHYQKDTRLVHTLMKVETHNHPTAIAPFPGASTGAGGEIRDEGATGIGGRPKAGLTGFSVSNLHIPGTSLPWEAEIYGKPDRIATPLQIMIDGPLGGAAFNNEFGRPILGGYFRVFEQTLEGVRRGYHKPIMIAGGIGSIDSIHTAKKEIKAGHLFIQLGGPGMRIGMGGATGSSVATGTNTADLDFDSVQRGNPEMERRAQEVINACRAMGEHNPIVSIHDVGAGGISNAFPELADGAGLGAQFRLWDVPLEESGMSPAEIWCNESQERYVLAIDAQDLDLFKSLCDRERCPVALVGHATVERQLQLSDSKQVAGTDAAMPIDIPMEVLLGKPPRMHRDVKRVAQHFEELNVTDADLAQCIAWVLQQPTVASKSFLITIGDRTVGGLNARDPFVGPWQVPVADCAVTMMDYKGYRGEAMSMGERTPIAVMDAAAAARMAVGEAITNLLAADIRGLEDVKLSANWMAACGSPGEDAKLYDSVQAIGMDLCPALGISIPVGKDSLSMATAWQDGDQAKKVVSPVSLIISAFASVQDIRKTSTPLLVLKDATGASLETELILIDLGRGKNRMAGSILAQVLNQSGKLAPNVDYPEDLKSLAAAIIELRKADQLLAYHDRSDGGLFACITEMAFASHCGISINVDMIAVDVGQEQDWGDAKNWADQVSGRRHEQTLRALFNEELGAVIQVRKSDRDAVFAVLRRLNLSAYSHVVAKPNTKGNIEIWRDAKKIFTESREVLQKMWTNTSYQIARLRDNPDCADSEFALLDDLADIGMTPKLTFNAAEDVAAPFISKNLRPKVAILREQGVNSHVEMAYAMNWAGFDSYDVHMSDLLSGKASLDQFRGLIACGGFSYGDVLGAGEGWAKTILFNTQLRDQFSAFFMRQDSFALGVCNGCQMMSNLSGIIPGAQAWPKFTRNLSEQYEARLVMAEVLASPSIFTQGMEGSHLPIAIAHGEGFANFSQQGNQDSLQKQGLSALRFVDHQGKPTQTYPMNPNGSPGGLTGVTTPDGRFTVMMPHPERVFRTAQMSWSPTEWLATPDGASPWMRLFRNARVWAK; encoded by the coding sequence ATGTCTTCATTCTGTTGCTTGTCCGGGGCCAATGCCCTTTCAGCCTTTCGCCAACAGCGACTTTTAGCCTCGCTAGCAGCCCAGGGTATTTCACTTGAGTCCATTGAGGCTCAATATCTCCATTTTATTTGGTCTGAGCCTGCGCTAAATCCTATGGACACCGAGGTTCTCGAAAGTTTGCTGACTTATGGCCAGCCCTTTCATTCACAATTGAAATCGGGCGGTTCATTTCTAACTAAAGCACCTAGCCAGCAATCTGCAATCAGCATTCCCCGTTTCGGTACTGTTTCACCTTGGGCAAGTAAAGCTACTGATATTGCTCGCCAGTGCGGCTTAAAGGTGTTGCGTATTGAGCGTGGCATTCAATACACTTGGCAGAGTAAACAATTGCTCAGCCCAGAGCAGGCTCAATGTGTATTAGATGCATTGCATGACCGCATGACTGAAGTGGTGATTACCCATCCTGATGAGGCGAGCGTTCTCTATCAAACTTTGCCAGACCGTCCCTTTACTCGCATTCCTGTTCTCTCCGAAGGCAGGGCAGCATTAGATCGCGCGAATCAAGAATTGGGCCTTGCTTTGTCTGATGATGAAGTGGTATATCTCGCCGACAACTTCACCCGCTTAGAGCGTAACCCCAGTGATGTTGAGCTGATTATGTTTGCCCAGGCCAATAGTGAGCATTGCCGACACAAGATCTTTAATTCCACTTGGACAATAGACGGGGATGATCAGGAGAAATCATTATTTGCGATGATTCGTAATACGCATCAATTACATCCTGAGGGGACGATTGTTGCCTACTCCGATAACTCAGCAGTGATGGTCGGCTGTGAATCAGAGACTTGGTCCCCCCAAGGGAAAGATCATCACTATCAAAAAGATACCCGCCTTGTTCACACCTTAATGAAGGTGGAGACTCACAATCACCCAACAGCCATCGCGCCATTTCCTGGGGCTTCTACTGGCGCTGGTGGTGAGATTCGAGATGAGGGTGCCACGGGTATTGGTGGTCGCCCTAAAGCTGGCCTGACGGGTTTCTCAGTATCTAATTTACATATTCCCGGAACTAGCCTTCCTTGGGAAGCAGAGATTTACGGTAAGCCAGATCGGATAGCAACCCCATTACAAATTATGATCGACGGTCCACTAGGTGGCGCTGCCTTTAATAATGAATTCGGGCGTCCAATACTGGGCGGTTATTTCCGGGTCTTCGAACAAACCCTAGAAGGGGTTCGTCGTGGCTATCACAAGCCGATCATGATTGCGGGCGGTATTGGCAGTATTGATTCTATTCACACGGCTAAGAAAGAAATTAAAGCTGGGCATTTATTTATTCAACTAGGTGGCCCTGGCATGCGTATCGGTATGGGCGGCGCTACTGGTAGCTCGGTAGCAACAGGTACCAATACTGCTGACTTAGACTTTGACTCTGTGCAGCGGGGTAATCCCGAGATGGAACGTCGTGCGCAAGAAGTAATTAATGCTTGTCGCGCCATGGGTGAACATAATCCCATTGTTTCTATTCATGATGTGGGTGCTGGCGGAATTTCTAATGCATTTCCTGAACTAGCCGATGGGGCGGGATTGGGTGCACAATTTAGATTATGGGATGTGCCTCTGGAAGAGAGTGGCATGAGCCCCGCTGAAATCTGGTGCAATGAATCACAAGAGCGCTATGTCCTAGCGATTGATGCCCAAGATTTGGACCTATTTAAATCACTCTGTGATCGTGAGCGCTGTCCTGTAGCGTTAGTAGGTCATGCAACTGTTGAGCGTCAATTGCAGTTGAGTGATAGCAAGCAAGTTGCTGGTACTGATGCTGCTATGCCCATCGATATTCCCATGGAAGTGCTTCTTGGCAAGCCTCCACGAATGCATCGCGATGTAAAGCGTGTAGCGCAACATTTTGAAGAGCTTAATGTCACGGATGCAGACCTTGCTCAATGTATTGCCTGGGTTTTGCAGCAACCTACCGTTGCGAGTAAGTCCTTCTTAATTACCATTGGCGATAGAACTGTTGGTGGACTGAATGCCCGTGATCCTTTCGTGGGCCCATGGCAAGTTCCCGTAGCAGATTGCGCGGTCACGATGATGGATTACAAAGGCTATCGCGGTGAAGCAATGTCGATGGGTGAGCGTACTCCAATAGCCGTCATGGATGCGGCAGCTGCAGCCCGTATGGCAGTTGGTGAGGCAATTACCAACTTGTTAGCGGCGGATATTCGCGGTCTTGAGGACGTCAAACTTTCTGCTAACTGGATGGCGGCTTGCGGTAGTCCAGGTGAAGATGCAAAATTGTATGACTCAGTACAAGCCATTGGCATGGATTTATGTCCTGCGCTGGGTATTTCTATTCCGGTGGGTAAAGATTCTTTATCGATGGCAACTGCGTGGCAAGATGGTGATCAAGCGAAGAAGGTCGTTTCACCCGTCTCCCTCATTATTTCTGCTTTTGCATCTGTACAAGATATACGTAAAACATCAACGCCCCTCCTAGTACTAAAAGATGCCACAGGCGCATCTTTAGAGACTGAATTAATTTTGATTGATCTTGGTCGCGGTAAGAACCGTATGGCTGGTAGTATCTTGGCTCAAGTATTAAATCAATCCGGTAAGCTAGCGCCAAACGTAGATTACCCTGAAGACTTGAAATCTCTTGCTGCTGCCATCATTGAATTACGTAAAGCAGATCAATTACTGGCTTATCACGATCGTTCAGACGGCGGTCTATTTGCCTGTATTACAGAGATGGCTTTTGCCTCGCATTGCGGCATTTCTATTAACGTAGACATGATTGCTGTTGATGTTGGCCAAGAGCAAGATTGGGGCGATGCTAAGAATTGGGCTGATCAAGTGTCTGGCCGTCGTCATGAACAAACCCTACGCGCTTTATTTAATGAAGAATTAGGTGCGGTGATTCAAGTGCGTAAATCTGATCGCGATGCTGTCTTTGCCGTTTTACGCCGCCTAAATTTAAGTGCCTATAGTCATGTCGTTGCCAAACCGAATACCAAGGGCAATATTGAAATCTGGCGCGATGCAAAAAAAATCTTTACAGAATCTCGTGAAGTACTTCAAAAGATGTGGACCAATACTAGTTATCAAATTGCTCGCTTACGGGATAACCCAGACTGCGCTGATAGTGAATTTGCACTACTAGATGATCTAGCTGATATCGGTATGACACCCAAACTCACATTTAATGCGGCTGAAGATGTTGCTGCGCCTTTTATCAGCAAGAATCTAAGACCTAAGGTGGCTATTTTAAGAGAGCAGGGCGTCAATTCTCATGTTGAGATGGCTTATGCCATGAACTGGGCAGGCTTTGATAGCTACGACGTACATATGTCCGATTTGCTCTCCGGAAAAGCTTCCTTAGACCAGTTCCGTGGCCTCATTGCTTGTGGCGGGTTTAGCTACGGTGATGTATTAGGTGCCGGCGAGGGCTGGGCAAAAACCATTCTTTTTAATACTCAATTGCGCGATCAGTTTTCTGCATTTTTTATGCGCCAAGATAGCTTTGCTTTAGGTGTATGTAATGGCTGCCAGATGATGAGTAATCTTTCAGGGATTATTCCTGGTGCACAAGCATGGCCTAAATTTACTCGTAATCTATCAGAGCAGTATGAGGCGCGTTTAGTAATGGCAGAAGTATTGGCATCGCCATCGATTTTTACTCAGGGCATGGAAGGCAGTCATTTGCCGATTGCAATTGCGCACGGTGAAGGCTTTGCTAACTTTAGCCAGCAAGGAAATCAAGATAGTCTTCAGAAACAAGGTTTATCAGCGCTGCGTTTTGTAGATCATCAAGGCAAGCCGACCCAAACTTATCCTATGAATCCTAATGGCTCTCCTGGCGGATTAACAGGTGTCACTACCCCCGATGGCCGATTTACTGTGATGATGCCGCATCCAGAGCGCGTTTTTAGAACGGCACAAATGAGCTGGAGTCCAACGGAGTGGCTAGCTACGCCTGATGGCGCCAGTCCTTGGATGCGCCTATTCCGTAATGCTAGAGTCTGGGCCAAATAA